A genome region from Gammaproteobacteria bacterium includes the following:
- a CDS encoding haloalkane dehalogenase has product MQKTQLTNEFVFQSHFKDIEGQKIHYVDEGSGDPIIFLHGIPTWSYLWRNVIPVISQKYRCIAPDLIGMGLSDKPDIQYTVFDHIHCMTQFLDSFDFEKFTLVMHGWGSVIGFHYAMQHEKRIKGLAFLEAHIRPVTHWDALSLPVQQFLSLIRDEEHGKVEVLENNYLIETILPSGVLTPLSEDIMAQYRKPFPNVASRKPLLQYIHDFPKGNGEPVDVVALIREYSNRLKNSDVHKLMFYGVPGFMTNIEDAQWAKENFSNLELIDLGEVMHFAQECSPLTMANEFLEWYENIPVKIEAQS; this is encoded by the coding sequence ATGCAAAAGACTCAACTAACAAATGAATTTGTATTTCAATCCCACTTTAAAGACATTGAAGGACAGAAAATTCACTATGTCGATGAGGGTAGTGGTGACCCTATAATCTTTTTACACGGAATTCCAACGTGGAGTTATTTGTGGCGCAATGTAATTCCTGTTATCTCTCAAAAATACCGATGTATTGCACCCGATTTAATCGGTATGGGTCTGTCTGATAAACCGGATATTCAATATACCGTATTTGATCATATACATTGTATGACTCAATTTCTTGATTCCTTTGATTTTGAGAAGTTCACATTAGTCATGCACGGGTGGGGATCCGTGATTGGTTTTCATTACGCCATGCAACATGAAAAACGAATTAAAGGTTTAGCTTTTTTAGAAGCGCATATTCGGCCCGTGACACATTGGGACGCATTGTCATTGCCTGTTCAACAATTTTTGTCGCTGATTCGTGATGAAGAACACGGTAAAGTCGAAGTTCTTGAAAATAATTATTTGATCGAAACCATTTTGCCTTCCGGAGTCTTAACTCCTTTGAGTGAAGATATTATGGCTCAATATCGAAAACCTTTTCCCAATGTCGCTTCACGCAAGCCGCTTCTGCAATATATTCATGATTTTCCAAAAGGTAACGGCGAGCCTGTTGATGTAGTGGCCTTGATCCGAGAATATTCTAATCGTTTGAAAAATTCTGATGTGCATAAGCTAATGTTTTATGGCGTTCCCGGTTTCATGACGAATATCGAGGATGCTCAGTGGGCTAAAGAAAATTTCTCGAACCTTGAGCTCATTGATTTAGGTGAAGTGATGCATTTCGCACAAGAATGTTCCCCCCTAACAATGGCGAATGAATTTTTGGAATGGTACGAAAATATTCCTGTCAAAATCGAGGCTCAATCTTAA
- a CDS encoding TolC family outer membrane protein: MKSISSKALLLTAAFTLATSFSLSVHAITLRDTVQETVMSNPDVQVSMKVKRASNEQVNQARAGYLPTLNVNAAYGRERSENQQNRVNGPNIKTNLWRRELGVELRQNLFRGFDTWYEMKRTKAKTDADSYLVCAAAEDQALLATQAYINVLRDRELVQVARRNLRAHEGYHSMISQRGRSGVGREADNHEVSGRLALARSNLFAVENDLANSEAFFFRVTGMHPAQLSLPTTPGRPLIPSSLDEAATIALRYHPKMRSAVVDVEEARAQHNVSHRTAFPVVDIVAAAENNRDVDGVEGPDKSFRVMGEFHYNLFNGGADVARQRETAYLTQEAADIRNRTCRQVIENLRLSWNAMLTSEDRLPSLREHSLASKRSLGSYNEQFKLGKRELLDVLDTENENFAADSNFIRGCYDALYSRYRVLDAMGQLVNYLHVNLPTEAHELYHTYQEIASPARSGRQYDAGLEQQDFPSKYYHKQEPIHRNQPCNTLSCAGVITRRFTGKRLDGAFGYKDGLHSVVMHEEKKKNQKEPKKLKAKAHRKHHDAHVKENALQSVAPEKEIQNLPVNESKEAEKSTAAPVEPTSNVVVSPSAEKKEVKANENNVPESTTVTSQPEPTVQTEAEKPVAKEEQPKRAEAAADKHAKAKKSWAVKVGTYTSDKEVEKSIEKLQDKGFDGFVKEIKTPDNTTTEVYVGPTKQKSSAENLYHKLMQSNISGSVVPVEDSE, encoded by the coding sequence ATGAAAAGTATTTCATCAAAAGCATTATTGCTTACTGCCGCTTTCACCTTAGCCACTTCTTTTTCTTTGTCAGTTCACGCTATAACTCTTCGAGATACTGTTCAAGAAACCGTTATGTCGAACCCCGATGTACAAGTTTCTATGAAGGTTAAAAGAGCTTCGAATGAGCAGGTGAATCAAGCTAGAGCAGGTTATCTTCCTACTCTTAACGTGAACGCAGCCTACGGACGTGAAAGATCAGAAAACCAACAAAATAGAGTAAACGGACCTAATATTAAGACGAACTTATGGCGCAGAGAGCTTGGTGTGGAATTGCGGCAAAATCTTTTCCGTGGATTCGATACATGGTATGAAATGAAACGTACCAAAGCGAAAACAGATGCCGATAGTTATTTAGTTTGCGCAGCCGCTGAAGATCAAGCACTTCTTGCAACTCAAGCCTATATCAATGTTCTAAGAGATCGCGAACTTGTACAAGTGGCACGACGAAATCTACGTGCTCATGAAGGCTATCATTCAATGATTTCTCAGCGTGGTAGATCGGGTGTCGGTCGTGAAGCGGATAATCATGAAGTGAGTGGTCGATTGGCTCTTGCTAGATCCAATTTATTCGCCGTTGAAAACGATTTGGCAAATTCTGAAGCATTCTTTTTCAGAGTGACAGGCATGCACCCAGCCCAGCTATCATTACCTACAACACCCGGAAGACCATTAATTCCAAGTTCATTGGATGAAGCAGCAACCATTGCATTACGTTACCATCCGAAAATGCGCAGTGCTGTGGTTGATGTTGAAGAAGCCCGTGCACAGCATAATGTATCTCATCGAACGGCATTCCCAGTGGTCGATATTGTTGCAGCCGCTGAAAATAATCGGGATGTCGATGGAGTAGAAGGACCTGATAAATCCTTCCGCGTAATGGGTGAATTCCATTATAATTTATTTAATGGCGGAGCTGATGTAGCACGTCAACGTGAAACAGCGTATTTAACACAAGAAGCTGCTGACATTCGCAATCGTACTTGCAGGCAAGTGATTGAGAACTTACGATTATCGTGGAACGCCATGTTAACGTCTGAAGACCGATTGCCTTCTTTAAGAGAGCATTCGTTAGCGTCTAAAAGATCCTTGGGTTCTTACAACGAGCAATTTAAATTAGGCAAACGTGAATTGCTGGATGTACTTGATACAGAAAATGAAAATTTTGCCGCAGATTCTAATTTTATTCGTGGTTGTTACGATGCATTATATTCTCGGTATCGAGTGCTCGATGCTATGGGGCAATTGGTAAACTATTTACATGTTAATTTACCTACTGAAGCTCATGAGCTGTATCACACCTATCAAGAAATTGCGAGCCCAGCACGTTCTGGTCGCCAATATGATGCTGGTTTAGAACAACAAGATTTTCCATCGAAGTATTATCATAAACAAGAACCTATTCATCGTAATCAACCCTGTAATACTTTAAGTTGTGCTGGTGTTATTACTCGTCGATTTACTGGTAAACGGCTTGATGGCGCATTTGGTTATAAAGACGGTTTGCATTCTGTAGTGATGCATGAGGAAAAGAAAAAAAATCAAAAAGAGCCTAAAAAACTTAAAGCAAAAGCTCATCGAAAACATCATGATGCTCATGTAAAAGAAAATGCATTGCAATCAGTTGCACCTGAAAAAGAGATTCAAAATTTGCCTGTGAATGAGTCTAAAGAAGCGGAGAAAAGTACGGCAGCACCGGTTGAGCCAACCAGTAATGTGGTTGTGAGCCCGAGTGCAGAAAAGAAAGAAGTTAAAGCAAATGAAAATAACGTTCCTGAGTCAACAACAGTAACGTCTCAGCCCGAACCTACTGTTCAAACAGAAGCTGAGAAACCTGTTGCTAAAGAGGAACAGCCTAAACGTGCTGAGGCTGCAGCAGATAAACATGCTAAAGCTAAGAAATCTTGGGCGGTTAAAGTAGGTACTTATACTTCTGATAAAGAAGTAGAGAAGTCTATCGAAAAACTTCAAGACAAAGGTTTTGATGGTTTCGTAAAAGAAATCAAAACGCCTGACAATACAACAACAGAAGTTTATGTAGGACCCACGAAGCAAAAAAGCTCAGCGGAAAATCTCTATCATAAACTAATGCAATCGAATATTTCTGGATCTGTTGTTCCTGTCGAAGACAGCGAATAA